CCTGGCTTTAACCCCTATTTAAGACTGGGTAACAACTCTGAATTTTAAAGTGTGGTGATGGGTGACACATAAGTCATTTGGAGCTGTCAGCCcttgaaaaatgagaaaatagttCTGTCATATTCAAAGTTGTAGCTTTCTGAGGTCTTTGATATCGTGTGTTACCAAGCCATTACTTGCATCACGCAACCATTATCTCAGTTTAACCTATAATTGTCCTTATAGTTTAACAAAGGCTTGATAAAGTCATAaaattcatcctctgtggagtTACTAAGCCACTCATTGTGTAGAAGCCTGCAAGGTATATGTGTGCTACTCTGTTATTTACATCTAACCTGTTGAGTAGCACCCTAGAGGTAGCTTGGAGATGCCAGACAATAATGGGGAAGTGCAAAGTTGGGATTTTGAGGACGTTGTTGCAAGGCTACATTCTCAGACAGACccataaaaagtaaaaaaaaacaacaaaaaaaaacagccaagtTCCAACAGTCAAAAGAAGACTTACATGCGATCGAAACTAACAGTTTGCCAGCTGTAAACAACATGTAATGCATAAAGTGGTCAAGAGCAAGTTTCATGCTTCAAAATGCAAGTTAAAAATAATACAGCTCAGAAGATTTTTCAAAGGTGACTTTCAACAGCATCTTTCCCTGTTTgcccaacagcagcaacaaaataAGCCATTCTGTGGCCTTTGCAAAACGTCACGTGGCAAAACGTGACACTACTGTGACAGTACTTCAGGTGCTGCACTTTTAAATCCAGCTCTCCTGCTTGATTTATGAGGATGCCCCACAGGGTGAGACAGGAAAGACTTCCCCTAGCCTCTAAATGAGACCGCAACAGGCTGAGCGCAGGCCTCAGCAGTGctttaaaacatgtttacatgtccCTGACCAGGTAAACGTATCCCTGCGGTTCATGTCTGGTTTGTGCTGTTAAAACATTTGCTGCCACTGtgcatttttccttttccccaAGATCACAGATGCCAGACAGTTCTGCTGGGTGACTGGCTTTTTACTTCCTGAGTGGATTCCAAGCTTTAAACAGGTGTAACCGTGGCCTCTAGCCATTATAAAACCAAGGCAAAGAAGGAACAGAAGCAAGTTTCCCTTGATTTCATCTGCCCTGCTGCCATCAGTGCAACTGAAAAGACAACAACCAAAGGAGCACCCATGGGTGACTCTCAGACTGGATTCCATTGATGGCTATCTGTCATGTCTCTGTTTGATGGTCACATTAGtaataaagacagaaatgcaACTGGGTGACAGTGTTGGACGTCCTCTAAAGATAAGAACACATGCTTTAGTCTGCCTTATTCTGTAAATCCCCCTAAggggaaaacatttttaaagggcTGTTAACGCTGAAACAGGAACTGAAttcagagaagagagagaggaatttTTAACCAAACCCCCTGTCACACCTACacaaagtcaaaaacaattgaacacatgctgctgtttgtgtttacatgcttATTTCTCTGAAGGATTCCACCAGAGATTCTCAAtctcaattcattcattcatgtgtaaTGCTAATGCAAATGCTGCATTATGAACGCAGTTACTTTTGAATGCTCACATATCTTTCCTCAACAATGAATGCCCTTTAGCTACTTATGAAGCACTCGAAGCTGTTTGATTAGTAGCAGATTCACTCAGCGTATGCCTGAGAAAATGTCAAAAGGAAATCGTCATGACCGTACAAGGCATTCATCACGCCGGAGCTGAAGGgtattcatggaaaaaaaaaatttccatcAGACCTGCATGAACCTGTTATTTGCAAGTGCTCAAACTGATTTATGCTCTCCTGATATGTTGCTATGTTGATCTGTTTTCCTAAAGGCAAATCAGACGACAGAGGCGTCACCATTCATCGTTGTTTAGTACAATAAGATCCGATTAATTTTGGCTGAATTGCTACCTTGCTTGGCAGATTTATTTAAAGACTTCTAGGACAAATGCAGACATTGGCCCAGTCAGTGTTGTTGTGAAAGTAATAAAGTCagcacatttctgtttgttgacAGAAAGCGAACTGCCAACAGACATGGCTGCAGGTCCATGCAAACACATGACATGATCAGGGGGCACTTTCACATGACTTAACAGGCTTCATTTCACCATGGCCAGATCATCAACATGCATTTGAAAGTTTACATCATGTTGTATATGCAGACACAACGTACTGTCACAGAtaccacatttttttctgccttttaaagATCAATCTACCTATTTCTCAAGAatgcattatattttaaaggttGAAATAACTGCAGAGCACGACTGTGATTACAACtttcaaagatttaaaaagcatttttgttgttgcctAGAAAAAGAGTTATCAACAAGGTGAAGCACATTATTGCTGAACAGTAACCACCTTGAGATCACCTCCACACATAACACAAATAATCCTTAGCAAAAAATCAGtgctatgaaatgtttttatctgaagATGGAATGTCAACACCCcggcaacaaaagaaaaagccttTTGCAAAGCCTTGCAGCCACACATCTATCCTCCCACAGTTTTTAGAAGTGGGCTGTAGTGGAATTCCTGCTATGTCACATTGCTTGCCAAGATCCAGAGATTCCCCatgaattttattttccaacCCTGTATAAAGAAAGAGCTGGTAGCTGCAATGCATTAGACTCTAATGATTTCTTAATTTTCTTCAACCCAGTTGTTATTCTATCCACTCGTGCCAGTGTTTTGTAAGCATCAAGCAGAATCAAACACAGCATTATCTTCATTATATTCCTCTGATGTTGAACATCTCAGGAACAAAATGATCCAGATGTTActtaaaacaaaatcagaggTGGAGCATGAAGATTTTTGGAAACACTTTTGGTATTTGTGCTAAAATATTCTAAACTCAAGGTTCACTTACTAAAATTATATGCAGCTTTCAGCTGTGTCTTGCAGACGTCCTCAGTTTGCTTCCAGctggggaagaaaaaaatcaagtttaaacaaataaacaaacaggtgAACATATGTGATGCTAAAACCAAGACTGAGATTAAATTCCGTTCCCATAATTGACCGTGTATTATCATGCAGCTGACGTTTCATGCTTAGATCATGTGAGGGCATCTGTCAAGTTCCATTCCCTAGAGAAGGCAACGAGACAGTCGATAGCTCCAGAAAAATCTAGTGGGTGATCCTTGAGTTTAGAATATTTTATCACAAAAATGTGTTAGTCTACAAATTAGTCTAATTTCTCTTTCATTAATTCTTGATGTTATCAGTAAATACTCTGTGCTAACTAATGTTCTAATAATGCTGCAGGTTTGGAACTTTTTTCTCTAAGTATAATAGGATGAGGAGACGTTTCTGAAAAGCCATTAGTAGAGTAATTCACGACTGAATGGGTTCACAGATTTTCAAGCCAGGAAATCTACCTTGCACTTGCAGCACTTTTACCCTGTCAGCAATCTGCGCGATCATTTGTCTTCATTAGGCTCTTAGCAAAAGTACAACATCCTCACCCATGTGGACACAGCACTCAGAGACGGTGGGGGGAGACAAGCTGTCAGCGAGTGGTGCACCAGTGATTCAAATGATGACCCTGTACAGAGGCAATCATTAACGCAAACTGCCAACGGCCTGAACACTGTTAGGTCAGCTATCAGTCTCTGCAGTTGTcatactgtgtgttttaaagctgATGTCACCTTGGCTAGCCTGTACTGGGCTATTGATCACATGGATTGACCCCAGCCTTGCACATAAGAACTATCACATATACAAAAACCCACCAAGGCTGTATTATGAAAAAATATCTGCTCTattgatgatgaaaaaaagaCAGTAGGTGAACCATGACACTGTACTACACTGCTGTAGCTGCTCCCTGACAGCAGAAGTCTCCTGAGTCCTATCAGTAACAGCCTGCTAAGAGGCTTTACTCCCCTCCCCAACCCCCCAGCACAAAGAGCTGTCTGTTAGGCCAGAGAGGCATCCCAGGAGTCAGCCGAGACAGGTGGCTATCCCCACAGGGTATGTATGTGGGGGCTGGGAGGCTGAATGCTGGAGTAATCAGAGACAAGTCAAGACAAAAGCATGGTGTTATTTCAGCAGTGTGGGTTTCCAACTGTTGAATGTCGGGGTTAAATGTTTGCTGGAGAGGAACTCCCcagcaaaggaagaagaaaaagaaaagtgttttctGACCATCTTTAATGTTTCTACCTgcaacttccttttttttttatcttgtcacCATTAAAATTATGCTGAATTAGCTATTGGTTCCTGTTTGCAATGAATCCCCGGTACAGCCAACAACCACTCAATGactttgatactgaagaaaactacGCAGATTCTTAGGCAAATTCTGGAGCTATAAGAAGAATCTTTTATTTCTATGATTTTCAAGcagatttattattttctttatggCCTGGctgttttaaaaagtcaaacataAGATTCCATAGCTTTCTTACACTCCCTCACATAAATAGATGcttttttgaacatttaaaaacaaatcaatgccTTTCAGAAATTGTCTTTGCATCCATTCAGGTGATAACAAACGTGGATTTGTTAAAGAGACTGGAAATTTAACTCAAATATCATACAGTTCATACGTCAACACGAGGAAAGTCTATCCAACTGTTTATCCAAAATTACTCTGACTCTAAATCTGCTTCTCTTTCGCAGGCAGACTCTCAGGTAGATGGGGCCTGACGGTAATTCAAACCTCCCAAAATTACACTGAAACCTTCCAAATCCTGCTCAAGCAGAAATgatcttgtgttttcttttgaatggggggggggggggggggggctgtaagAGGGTGCCAGGAAAACCTTGCCAGTTTTGCATCCTAATCCCTCCCGGATATTAGAGGTCCTTTACCTCTTAAACCAAACCACTTGAGCCAAATCTTCAGAGCCCTGTTACACCTGTTTTGAGTTGCAGGGGAGGGCTTTGATGGTAAGTTTTGAGGTTTGAACTTGGATGGCACTGGGAGCTCTTTTTCAACCGTCAGTGCTGCCACCCAGGAAAAGAAGATTTTATTTTGGGTCAATGACAGAACTGAATGGTGAATCCCAATTTGTACCAAGTTTTTGCACATCAGGGCTGAAGGGAAGCACAATGGCTTTGTCTGTGTGGATTTGTTAAACAAGGATTGCTGATCAGATAGAAACATctagaaaacagagcagaaatagGCTGATACAAGTGGTATAATACATTGCTATGAGAGGACCATGGGAGGATCTCCCTTTGCAGGACAGTGATGGGGGGGGTGCAGTATTTGTTCTTTCCCAAGAGGATCACATCTCCTTCCCATGAAGGATGACAGTTTACAAGGGAGTGTAGACAGAGTGGTTGGGAAAATGGGATCACACAGTGACAAGAAAGCTGCGGGACTCTGGGATGATATGTGTACAGTAATGAAGATAGAAGAGCAAACTCAATAACTATGAGTCTCAAGACCTTATGAGTCtcgaaaaaaggaagaaaaataaaaacagcaaacacacaacaaacatgaTCTATGACAGCTATTCTTTTTCCTGCTGACAGTCACTTGAAATGCAATATCTTGACTTGAAACACAGCCAGCTCACATGTAGACAAATGCAAACGCGCACCAGTcaagataataaaataatacaatgtTGACAAAAGACTCCAggcatacaaacaaaaacatgagcTAATATCTAGCAGAGTGGGAGAAAATCCAAATTACTTCACCACAATGTTGTCAAATCAGCGTTTCTTGACCTCTATGGGTCAATCAATTGTAATGCTTTCCTGTTGACCCCAAACTGCCCTCATTTGACCTGAATGAGTGTCCAGGGAACTACAAAGCAGTCATCCACAGGGAAACATTTTGGTCAGTCATGTTTGCTAACCAACGTGCTGCCCCCAGCTCTGCTCCTTTAATGGACAGGGTGGCCTTGTTGCCAGGAAACACTTGAAAaggtttttgacattttggctcCATGTTGCCTGTTGCTGGGAGAGTTTCTCATCCACACTGGTTAAAACCAGTGAGGAAATTTTCAGTGCAAGAATATCTTAACAGGCTgtctgtgttcttttttttaaaactgcatcGCTGTCTTGTTTCACATTACAATTCAAATGCATGTCCATGGCCATCCCAAAGACCAAATCTGCAGTCCAGCTGACATAATCACATACACTGTAATACCACAACTTCTGTAAACTTCAAAGCAACTATGATAACACATAGTCTCTTTCATGACCCACAACTTGGCTGTCAAAGAGCAAAGCAAAGTTCAAAAGCTCTGACAGGGTCAGTGCCTTCTGTAGAAGCCCCTTTGATTTCTAATATAGTCACAGAAGGGCTTCCTGGCCTggatagaaagagaaaaagggagtgTAAAAAGGGGGGATCAAATGGGATAgaggtttgttttgttctctcctCTCTATCTGCTGAAGGTTCCTGGCTGATGCAGCCTGCTGTTTAATCTCAGTTGGCTCAACAGCTCGGTCCCGCGGAAGTGTGCTCAGGAAAGGGCACCCAATACAGAGAGGCATCAAACACAGCTAGGGTGTCAGAAGGTTACTTAACAGATACAAAGTTAACAAAAGGGAAATTAATGGAAGACAGGTTGAGAGAATACTGAAGGCACTGTGCTAAATGTGAAGATGGATatggaaaaatgtgtgtaaaaaatTTCAGACTATACATTTGACCCCTAAATATCTATCAGTGTCTGGATGGCTTATATCTAACAACCTATTTAAACTTAGTTTTATGATTGAACTTACAAAACGTGACGTCTTAAACTCTGCTGGCACTAAGCAGAGTGATGGTGAAATACACTGATCTCTGGGGTAAAGGTTACACTGTTGTGACTAATGATGACTTACTAGCCAATCCTTAGCTCCTAGGACAAAGGGTTATAAAGGAACTTTATGGGAAAACATTAGAATGGCTGAAAAATATGTTGACATTAGAGGTGGTCATAGTGTCGTCTGTAACTGGTTCCACCAGTTTGTGCCTTCAATAGAAAATTATTTCACAACCAGTCATTGACTGCATTCTGCTTCCTTAATAAATCCATTAAGTAAAGTCCTTTTGATGTTTGTAGTAAAATGTTGACTAGATAAGACTTTAGTGATGTGTAAATTAGTTAAGAAAATTACTTAATTAGTAACTAGTTCATTAGTAAACCAACCATAAGCAATCAATTATGCAAACAGGACATTACTGTAACATAACTGCCAAGGAACATTTGCAGGGGGGCAAGAAATAAACTATTCTCAATCCTTCTGAGAGTTTAAGTGGCGTCCCCCAATTTAATTTAGTGATTTAGTGATAATCTCCACTTAGTGCAGACTTACATTAAAACAAAGGGAAGTTTGAAGTCACAAACGGTTGGTGAAATTGACCCTAGCTTTCTGGGAGAATATTTTCCAAACACTGTCTTATGCAAgttataattttgttttatacaACTTGAAGAAGACAAACTTTACAGCAGTAAATTTAGTGTCAAATTTACATACAAGAGAAGGTTCGAACAGAAGGTTCACTGAGCTAGTGCTATGCTAATGATGAGAGCGATTCAAATGCAATTATTCACGTCCTATGAGATTTCCGAACATCTGAGAAAAATGGTCCAAAATAGGTATCATGGTCTGATTGTAATCTTTATAGCTGTAACTACATGTCATAAATAATCAAGAACTCCTTGTGTTTATGTTGATTAAAAATAACACCATGAACAATGAATGGAATGCACCCTGACCAGCCTGGAGGGTAATAAGTTCTCAGGCTGTCCGCTTTCTCTATTTGGTTTCTCCAAAGTTTTCTGCGTGATGTTTACAGAAGCTTCAAGAAGTTGTATCTCTAAATCTCAGCTGAGTACTTTAAGAGCCCGAGAGCTGAGACAGCCATTGTTAAAGTCTAATATTTGCACTGACGGAAACAGCGTCctgtctcttctgttgtggTTGAGTCTGGTGGTTCCCAAGAACAGCAAGTCTCACAAGGCTCTTTAGAGGTGATTCACGGTTCCACAGCCTGGCAGAGGACCAACAGAGAGCTCCTCAAGACTTTATCTCCCCCAAACCCTGACGTACATGGCAGACATGTATGACTTCCACTTACGTAATAATATAATCTAAATGAAGTATCTGCTAAGTCTGAAGCTGAACGCTATCATAGCAACAGCAATGCGGAAAATCTCATGTGAAGCACAGCGTTAGGGCTGTGGCTAACCTTGACATTCATTAAGTATTTTTCCTAGATGAAATGAGATATTCATGCTATGGGACAGGCTTTATTAAGTTTTCCACGGCTTCATAAATCTCCCAACGTGGAGCTCCTCGTGTCTGGGAATGCAATAAGGCTGACATAGTGAATCAAATGTGCTACATCCATCACAAGTATCTGCATGGCTGCGTAGCACATGGAGCCATcacaaacattcattttgaAGTTGATAGCGTTATGCACAAGACTTACATTCACTTTAATTTAACAGTAATGTTTACAGAGTTCTCCAATCTATTTGAAGTTGTTGGAAAACTAATAGAACTATGAAACAAACCACAggccagaaaaagaaaacctaaTTAAACCAGAATAACGTAACTTGACAACTGTGTATATTTACTCGGTATCTGTGGCTTCCTGTCTGAGGGGTCCACTGTCTCTCTGGCTCTTTTGATCCCCCTTCTAAAACCTACTCCAGTAACCCATATCCTGTATCCTCATTTAGTAGCACGGTGACAGTTTCCCAGATACCAGACAGTATTGGTTTCCCTTCGTCTTGTGGCACAGGCCCAACTCCAGTGTCTAATTTGCTAATGGATCCCTGCTGGAAGCTGCCGTCTCGACTATACACGAGTGTAATTGTTTGTCTCAAACGATGTAAGTAAGGACTAAGAGAATGAATAAATTGTTATTCTGCACTCTGCTCCCAAACGTGGAGAAATGCAGCTGGTTTTcccttttgtttgcttttcacaaAGCCTGGATGTCATTCACCCTCGGCACAGGGCGACTATAATTGCTGACAGAAGGACTTGACAAACTTGGCGTAACTTTGCTTCTGCAGTGTAAAATGATAGgaggttttctctctttctttccacaGAGTACAATTATATAGTAATATGCACTTAGTATTTGCTTGGAATGAGGGAAAACATAAATTTAAGCCTGAAGCTagagcaagagaaaaaagaaatcactgtcCGTTTTTTTCAAACGTGACTGGACGGTTTGGTGAAAGACAGCACTTGTCTTCGCCACAAAGACTGTGTCAACTGGTTCTCCCTTTCATGCAGGAAATGTATACTTATAAGAAAAGGCAACTTCTGTTCATGTGTGGTGTACCATGTAGCTCCTAGGAATTTTGACTCATTACAACATAAACTTGCAGAACCTGTTCTGTATGTCCAATTATTTCAAGGCCACTAGCTCTAGTCTCAACATTTTACCCTGAGGGATATTAGCTATCAGTCAGTCAGGACATGGTTACATTTGTTAAGACATGAAATTTAGAGAAGCTGAGAgaactttttgtgttttaattgaaTTGCTGACAAGCAGGTCATGGTGCCATTCACAAGGCTCTTTGGTTTAGTGGCCTTAGTCTGGTTCAGCTTGACAGGAAGCTTAAGCCTGCCAAAGCCTCTGGAAGGTAGAGATAAGGAAAGGGAGCATAAAACCAAATAAAGCTGCTTTGCACTTGGGGGTGAGACAAAGTTACAAGTACGCTTAATGTGTCTGGATAAAGTGATTATATCTGCATGGAACTAATTTAATACTAAAAGTGTCCTTTGTGTCCAATCTTGATATTTCATGCATTTCatataaagagagaaaactgtCATGCACTCAGACAACATCCACAAAATCCTTCATCCACAATTTCACAAAAGTTAGCTGAGAACCCACCATGAGACAGCTCTATGACACAAAGTGAATGACTTAAGACTAATCCAACAAGGCAGCATTTCCAAAGCCAAAATCCTGATGTCAGGTCCCAGTGTGACAACTGGCGAAGTATTGTGCACCATGGCCATTCATTTATTTGCAAGCCAAAGAGACCAAGGTTCTCATCTTTCCAATAATGACTTTCCCTGTATTCTCCATCTGGAACTTCAATTATcacatgaaagagaagaagctaagacgcataaaaaagaaaataacattaCAGAGCATCAAATACTCTACATGGCTCCAAGTCTCTTATTTTTGACTGGTGTTATTTTAAAAACGATTCAGTTCAAGCATTGCACAGATGATAAATACTCACAGGCTTTTGGGAACACAATTTCTCGTCTATGGTAACACTTGCATTGCTTTCCTAAATATTCTCCCAAATGACGTTCCTCCACTAACAGCTTAGTAATTTTAAAGGTCCCAAATAAGCAACCATCTTcctggttttgtgttttatcaaaGGAACGTGACACGGAGTGACAAAGCGAATTAACGAGGGTAATTTTCCACGCCACATTACGCAGGGCACCACAAAGTCTGACTTCATTATTCAGAGATTATTCTTAacttacatttaaccaaaaagGGAAAGCCCCATAATGTTCACTTTCCATCTCATTAAGATTCTATAACAAGGTcaattaactgtttttttttttttgattgtttctAAAAACCGACACCAAATCAACAGCTCAGGCCATgcgtttgtgtttctttgcatttaaaacaacacaatgtgAGTGGGAGGAAAATTGCAATATATTATTTCATTTCCACAACAAAGTTATCAGCAATCagtaaaatcattttcaaaagcaggcagcataaaaataaaatgtcaaacaaatcaACATAAGGAGTTTAAGActaaaataacacatttatgTACAGCAATGTATAGCTCTCTTTCAACCTTTTTTGACCACAGAGAATTAAATTGTGCCTACAGAGCAAACATGTGTTTCACTTGTGTCCACCATCAACAACGCTCCCATCTGGTATTAACGGGGTTTTGCCTAAGGCCTACATTATCTATAAGACAATCAGATCGCTTTGGTTTTCAGTCGAGCATCTGTGCTTTCAATGTGCAGCTAATCTCTTGTGTTTAAGACTTCTTGTTGTAAATTCTACAGTTGCTGCGTGGGGTTTAGCATCAGTCAAAAATGCTGAAgtaaaaaacaatgaaaagcttAACATAAATAGTAGGTGGTGCTCAGAATTTGGCATGGAAGCAAACTGCACTTGCTGTAACACTTAAACTAACCACTTCACCACTTTAAGCAGTTAAGGCTCTTGAATCACTCAGCATGAAATGTCCAATTTTCCAAATGGCTGCTAAATCCTAATCTACTGCTTTGCTTAGATCAGCTGATTGTGGTTGACCTAACATAAAGTCCAAGTTGAATGTTCCACAGATAAAGAAGGAAACTGCTAAAGTTGCTGCTTTAATTCACCCTTTCCTCAACAATTTTAGGCTAAAAggtaaagaagtaaaaaaaaaactgctgaggTATTGGATAACACTTGCTCTTTCTGCATAATAGAGCACCTTTTTTAGTTTAATCTGCACGATAGAAAATTAAGACATagataatttgtttttttgcatttggaGTGGCATTAAGTGGCAACGGTTTTATGAGCTGTGTCAAATCCACAACATAAGGAAGCTGGTTTCAATGTAAGACGTAACATGAGTTATGTGGTAAGATATAATGAGAAGACTGTGAAGCATGTGTGAAAAATAACCTGACAGCTGTATTCATTTGTCAAAGTAAagaacacatttttaatttgtcttcaCAATATATCCCAGTAGTCTCTGTAACCACCGTGTTTAGCTTATTATCACTATCCAAAGCAGTAGTATTCATCTGATTCCACCCTGAGTTTCAGTGGTGATTTGCTGAAAGATTCACCATCAATTACAGTTTTATCCACAAAGCAGTCAAGGTCCGTAGGCGATGGGTCATCTGGGAGGTCTTCTGCTAGAGTGTCCAGGTAACTACCTACAGACAGACCATCTAGGCCGTCACTGTTAGCATCGTTCAAGCTGTTGAAGCTGCCTCGCAGTGAGGTACCGTCCTGGCTGTCTGAAAGGCTGTACAAGCTGCCCGTCAAGCTGCCATCTTGGCTGGCAACGCCTCCTTTGTCTTCAATCATCCAACGGATGGACTCGATACCCTCGTTGATTGACATAAGCTGCTGCATCAGCTTCACATCAATAGCTCGCAGATGTGCCTGTGAGTTGAACAAAAACATCCCCAGTCAGGTCATGGTACTCAAGGATAATCAACATTTAAAGGAGCTTAGCAAAATGCAACAGTTAACACAACTGAAGCACAATATTTAACACATATAAAGACAAACATCTGAGATTTTGCAGAGAGTTATATACCATACTATAAGGAGTTGAACTAAGCTAAACTACCCTTTTTCTAGCTGTAACCTTCTGTTGTATATAACATGAAAATGGAATTAAGTGTATtgcccaaaatgtcaaactgttcctttaacacTACATGCAACAGTATGCCCTCAGAAGTTGAAAGGAAGACATAAGAATGCAAAACAAGTACTGTGTATTTTTAAGACCCTggaagc
The sequence above is drawn from the Toxotes jaculatrix isolate fToxJac2 chromosome 23, fToxJac2.pri, whole genome shotgun sequence genome and encodes:
- the LOC121177062 gene encoding leucine rich adaptor protein 1-like, which codes for MDEDNSVLPDLKDIETKLGRKVPDSLIRSLVGGKHHDKHEKSTAPHLVNCKFRANNADLNRLESKMLFLKQEMAHLRAIDVKLMQQLMSINEGIESIRWMIEDKGGVASQDGSLTGSLYSLSDSQDGTSLRGSFNSLNDANSDGLDGLSVGSYLDTLAEDLPDDPSPTDLDCFVDKTVIDGESFSKSPLKLRVESDEYYCFG